The following coding sequences are from one Rutidosis leptorrhynchoides isolate AG116_Rl617_1_P2 chromosome 11, CSIRO_AGI_Rlap_v1, whole genome shotgun sequence window:
- the LOC139876955 gene encoding uncharacterized protein: MGDHIQQNAMNFDLNLVPDDHPPQIGITSDVISNHSTPLHRFSSLSRHIPVSALRLAGGNSCDNVRERPLKRIKTSDDCVDRNDNVSFFDCNICLDLANDPVVTCCGHLFCWACLYQWLFVHSKANECPNCKGEVTNETITPIYSRVNRTLKENKNSSVEIPSRPEANRIENWREAFQRDKLNAPMFDMIRRLDNRFDITRDPVPENPQEGPVTPLLDRIFTSRGIRRVRESHDRVTGYVTSADGVADLPNRMDTMPNLMSAESFVESYFRDHPDEQDEEEFELIDRHSMSSVAGIMQADLSP; the protein is encoded by the coding sequence atgggTGATCATATACAGCAGAACGCAATGAATTTTGACCTGAATTTGGTACCTGATGATCATCCTCCTCAAATTGGGATAACAAGTGATGTAATTTCAAACCATTCAACCCCTTTGCATCGATTTTCGTCACTTTCGAGACATATTCCTGTTTCGGCTCTGCGTTTAGCAGGAGGTAATAGTTGTGATAATGTTCGGGAACGTCCTTTAAAGAGGATTAAAACTAGTGACGATTGTGTTGATAGGAACGATAATGTTAGCTTTTTCGATTGTAATATATGTTTGGATTTGGCGAACGATCCGGTTGTGACTTGTTGCGGTCACTTGTTTTGTTGGGCGTGTCTCTATCAATGGCTATTTGTTCACTCGAAAGCAAATGAATGTCCGAATTGTAAAGGTGAAGTTACGAATGAAACTATAACGCCCATTTACAGTCGTGTAAATCGTACACTTAAAGAAAATAAAAATTCGAGTGTCGAAATTCCTAGCAGACCGGAAGCTAATAGGATCGAAAACTGGAGAGAAGCTTTTCAACGAGACAAACTTAACGCCCCAATGTTTGATATGATTCGAAGACTCGATAATAGATTTGACATTACTCGTGACCCAGTTCCCGAAAATCCACAAGAGGGGCCCGTTACCCCGTTGTTAGATAGGATTTTCACTTCTCGAGGGATACGAAGGGTACGAGAATCACATGATCGAGTTACGGGATATGTGACATCAGCGGATGGTGTAGCAGATTTGCCGAACCGAATGGATACAATGCCGAATCTTATGTCTGCAGAAAGTTTTGTTGAGTCGTATTTTCGTGATCACCCTGATGAACAGGATGAAGAAGAGTTTGAGCTTATTGATCGACATTCGATGTCGAGTGTTGCTGGTATTATGCAGGCCGATCTGAGCCCTTAA